One window from the genome of Haladaptatus paucihalophilus DX253 encodes:
- a CDS encoding aldehyde ferredoxin oxidoreductase family protein, whose translation MASPSTARLLRIDLSSRRAESEPVPASWSRRFVGGKGLAARYLYDELDAGIDPLGPENALLFMPGPLTGTVPGESRYAVVTKSPLTGTFLDSYSGGSFPDHLAAALGNHVGVLFTGASADPVSVRIEDGDATVEPTDELWGSTVEETCDAFERPTACIGPAGEREVRYATVASDGGDHHAGRGGAGAVMGSKGMKAVVAVGEPGRGEAESNYGSTDIGRWQTSSETLETVDFANEVGVLPTRGWQEGSFEGADDIGIESARERAVARENPDDEVAGGFRVESSEGETVPRGATAISLGSGLGIDDFDAVAVLGAACDDLGLDLISAGNAVAWTIRAATEGVLSRDIEFGDDEAARDLLEEVAYRSSELGDVLADGVDAAAARYGGETLVPTVKAMDLPTYDPRGAPAMALAYATSDRGACHRRARPVLEEVFAAGSWTDERRAEAVIEEQDLRSLLWSLVVDDFAGEALWNEAGAEWLHESGIGLSADELRRVGERVWTLTRLFNVREGFDREDDALPAMLAEPLRGGPNDGAQLDPEEFERLLSVYYEKRGWDETGRPTRSLLSRLGLDSVVDDETPVGKE comes from the coding sequence ATGGCGTCTCCATCGACCGCTCGGCTTCTTCGAATCGACCTCTCGTCTCGCAGAGCCGAAAGCGAACCGGTCCCCGCGTCGTGGTCACGGCGGTTCGTCGGCGGAAAGGGACTTGCGGCGCGATATCTCTACGACGAATTGGATGCGGGTATCGACCCGCTCGGACCCGAGAACGCCCTGCTGTTCATGCCCGGACCGTTGACGGGCACCGTCCCCGGCGAGTCGCGCTACGCGGTGGTTACGAAATCGCCGCTCACCGGAACGTTTCTGGATTCGTACTCCGGCGGGTCGTTTCCCGACCACCTCGCCGCCGCGCTGGGAAACCACGTCGGCGTGCTGTTCACGGGCGCGTCCGCCGACCCCGTTTCCGTGCGAATCGAGGACGGGGACGCGACGGTCGAACCGACCGACGAGCTGTGGGGTTCGACGGTCGAGGAAACGTGTGACGCGTTCGAGCGACCGACGGCCTGCATCGGTCCCGCGGGGGAAAGGGAGGTTCGATACGCGACCGTCGCGTCCGACGGCGGGGACCACCACGCGGGTCGCGGCGGTGCCGGTGCCGTCATGGGGTCGAAGGGTATGAAAGCCGTCGTCGCGGTCGGCGAACCGGGGCGTGGCGAGGCGGAGTCGAACTACGGGAGCACCGACATCGGCCGGTGGCAGACGTCGAGCGAAACGCTCGAAACGGTCGATTTCGCCAACGAGGTCGGCGTCCTCCCGACGAGAGGGTGGCAGGAAGGGTCCTTCGAGGGCGCGGACGACATCGGCATCGAGAGCGCGCGCGAACGGGCCGTCGCGCGGGAGAACCCGGACGACGAGGTGGCCGGTGGGTTTCGCGTCGAGAGTAGCGAGGGCGAAACGGTGCCGCGTGGCGCAACCGCCATCTCGCTCGGGTCCGGGTTGGGCATCGACGATTTCGACGCGGTAGCGGTACTCGGCGCGGCGTGCGACGACCTCGGTCTCGACCTCATCAGCGCGGGCAACGCCGTCGCGTGGACAATTCGCGCGGCGACGGAGGGCGTCCTTTCGCGCGACATCGAGTTCGGCGACGACGAGGCGGCGCGCGACCTCTTGGAGGAAGTCGCGTATCGCTCGTCCGAACTCGGCGACGTGCTCGCGGATGGAGTAGACGCGGCGGCGGCGCGGTACGGCGGTGAAACACTCGTTCCGACGGTGAAGGCGATGGATTTGCCGACCTACGACCCCCGCGGCGCTCCCGCGATGGCGCTCGCGTACGCCACCAGCGACCGCGGAGCCTGCCACCGCCGGGCGCGTCCCGTCCTCGAAGAGGTGTTCGCGGCCGGGTCGTGGACCGACGAGCGCCGCGCGGAAGCGGTCATCGAGGAGCAGGACTTGCGGTCGCTCCTCTGGAGCCTCGTCGTGGACGATTTCGCTGGCGAAGCGCTGTGGAACGAGGCTGGGGCCGAGTGGTTGCACGAGTCGGGAATCGGTCTGTCGGCGGACGAACTTCGGCGGGTCGGCGAGCGGGTCTGGACGCTGACTCGACTGTTCAACGTCCGCGAAGGGTTCGACCGGGAGGACGACGCGCTCCCGGCGATGCTCGCAGAACCGTTGCGAGGCGGCCCGAACGACGGGGCGCAACTCGACCCCGAGGAGTTCGAGCGGTTGCTGTCGGTCTACTACGAAAAACGCGGCTGGGACGAAACGGGGCGGCCCACCCGCTCGCTACTCTCCCGGTTGGGACTCGATTCGGTCGTGGACGACGAAACCCCCGTCGGGAAGGAGTAG
- the yqeC gene encoding selenium cofactor biosynthesis protein YqeC yields MDLVTALSADSGLLCVVGAGGKKSTLYTLASHLDRAVVTATVRIPIFDDHVREVVVTDSPGETLHRVEEWPVGVVPEQERPDRYRGYDTETVASLRDRTDAPVLVKADGARTRLLKAPNDREPQLPSNADVVVPIASARVVGKPLTEEFVHRPERVASLTGREAGEELRASDVATVLASARGGMKDVPEEATVVPVVNMVDDGELEAVGRDIAERVLASANVSRVVLTRMMADEPVVAVVE; encoded by the coding sequence ATGGACCTCGTTACGGCACTCTCGGCGGATTCCGGGCTCCTCTGTGTCGTCGGAGCGGGTGGGAAAAAATCGACGCTGTACACGCTGGCGTCCCATCTCGACAGGGCCGTCGTCACGGCGACGGTCCGAATCCCGATTTTCGATGACCACGTTCGGGAAGTCGTCGTCACTGATTCACCGGGGGAAACACTCCACAGGGTCGAGGAATGGCCCGTTGGGGTCGTACCGGAACAGGAGCGACCCGATCGCTATCGAGGATACGACACCGAGACGGTGGCGTCGCTTCGGGACCGGACCGACGCGCCGGTTCTCGTGAAGGCGGACGGCGCGCGGACGCGGCTTCTGAAGGCACCGAACGACCGCGAGCCACAACTCCCGTCGAACGCCGACGTCGTCGTTCCGATTGCGAGCGCTCGCGTCGTCGGCAAGCCGCTGACCGAGGAGTTCGTCCATCGACCGGAGCGAGTGGCGTCGCTCACGGGGCGCGAAGCGGGCGAAGAACTCCGTGCGTCAGACGTGGCTACCGTGCTGGCGAGCGCGCGCGGCGGGATGAAGGACGTTCCCGAGGAGGCGACGGTCGTTCCGGTCGTGAACATGGTCGACGACGGGGAGTTGGAAGCCGTGGGACGGGACATCGCGGAGCGAGTGCTGGCGAGTGCGAACGTTTCCCGCGTCGTCCTCACGAGGATGATGGCGGACGAACCCGTGGTTGCGGTCGTCGAATGA
- a CDS encoding dihydrolipoyl dehydrogenase, whose protein sequence is MEEFDVVVIGGGTGNKVVLAAANRGLDVALVERGPVGGTCVNRGCNPSKTLIHRADVAETVGRAGEFGIDADLERIDFPRIVHEVTRAVDGKSRRMERIDEERENVTLFRDDARFVGERTLDVGDERIRGEKVVVAAGARPSIPPIDGIEDVEYLTSADALRLDSQPDRLVIVGGGYIAAELGYFYEALGTAVTIIGRSDVLVPNEDRDVAETFTEIARRRHTVHAGYEATAVSQSNGRVTVTATAEDGEPVAVTADEMLVATGRRPNTDRLDPERAGIELDDRGYIETNEFLETSAEHVWAQGDVIGTYEFKHAADHETKYVVKNALDGEREAVEYTSMGHAIFTSPQIAGTGKTEQELADAGREYAVGRCAYRETVMGNALKDRDGFVKVLADPDGAVIGCHIIGTDASTLIHEVLLALASGSGTVGDVTETIHIHPSLSKVVLKAFEDVE, encoded by the coding sequence GAACGGGGGCCTGTCGGCGGAACGTGCGTCAACCGCGGCTGTAACCCGTCGAAGACGCTGATACACCGGGCGGACGTGGCGGAAACCGTCGGGCGAGCGGGCGAGTTCGGCATCGACGCCGACCTCGAACGAATCGATTTTCCCCGCATCGTCCACGAGGTGACCCGAGCGGTGGACGGCAAATCGCGGAGGATGGAACGAATCGACGAGGAGCGCGAGAACGTTACGCTGTTCCGCGACGACGCGCGGTTCGTCGGCGAGCGAACCTTGGACGTCGGCGACGAGCGCATCCGTGGCGAAAAAGTCGTCGTGGCCGCCGGAGCGCGCCCGTCGATTCCGCCCATCGACGGCATCGAGGACGTGGAATACCTCACGAGCGCCGACGCGCTCCGACTCGACAGCCAACCCGACCGACTGGTCATCGTCGGGGGCGGCTACATCGCCGCGGAACTCGGATACTTCTACGAGGCGCTGGGGACGGCCGTCACCATCATCGGTCGGAGCGACGTGCTCGTCCCGAACGAGGACCGCGATGTCGCGGAGACGTTCACCGAAATCGCCCGTCGCCGCCACACGGTTCACGCGGGCTACGAGGCGACCGCGGTCTCTCAATCGAATGGGCGCGTGACCGTCACGGCGACCGCGGAGGACGGCGAACCGGTCGCGGTCACGGCCGACGAGATGCTGGTTGCGACCGGGCGACGGCCGAACACGGACCGTCTCGACCCGGAACGAGCGGGTATCGAACTCGACGACCGCGGCTACATCGAGACGAACGAGTTTCTGGAGACGAGCGCGGAGCACGTCTGGGCGCAGGGTGACGTCATCGGGACCTACGAGTTCAAACACGCCGCCGACCACGAGACGAAGTACGTCGTGAAAAACGCCCTCGACGGGGAACGAGAGGCGGTCGAGTATACGAGCATGGGCCACGCGATTTTCACGTCACCGCAGATTGCCGGAACGGGAAAAACGGAACAAGAGTTGGCGGATGCGGGGCGGGAGTACGCCGTCGGTCGATGTGCCTACCGGGAGACGGTGATGGGCAACGCGCTCAAGGACCGGGACGGCTTCGTCAAGGTGCTCGCCGACCCCGACGGGGCCGTTATCGGCTGTCACATCATCGGTACCGACGCCTCGACGCTGATTCACGAGGTCCTTCTCGCGCTGGCGAGCGGGTCCGGGACCGTCGGCGACGTGACCGAGACGATCCACATCCACCCGTCGCTGAGCAAGGTCGTGTTGAAAGCGTTCGAGGACGTCGAGTAG
- the fdhF gene encoding formate dehydrogenase subunit alpha has translation MSSDEQSGIEDTAPAAPKPGVPDIEDPRPSTPLTEDFVTGTANDPDFGADGDGMNHVTVDGHPIAVPPGSTLIDAIDAVETDGHVPALCYYDRDTDQGDNIGPRSECRTCMVETDEHGLVPSCSFPAEDGLTVRTDAEDAANARDVNLDLVLSNHNLRCTTCGQNGRCELQDTSIENGVEEPRYGVFEDRDEYEPIDDTSAAIQIDRNKCILCNRCVEACNDVQVEGVLRIEGQGQDTRIGFQSDAETMSDSTCVSCGHCATVCPTGSLVEQGLTDSATIPLPGFNQKNSIGKTIEVDHAETSDTSTAPNRNVPGERDEEELSGVARFMAKAKGKARETGERVKDELLEETEHVAEKSASETLNIGHMFDVAELVSGPRLSGVTKAETTCNYCAVGCRFDLYGKDGEVLGVRPADEDATPANDFSTCVKGKFGYDFVNSPNRLTTPLIREGDEFREATWEEALDKVYEGLSKIREETGDDAIAVTSSSKCTNEENFLAQKFARQVLHTKHVDNCARLCHSSTVAGLQQTLGYGAMSNRINEDIGKTDCYLITGSNTTGSHPVLATRIKQNVDDGADLFVFDPRKIGLAEHATQYTQTKPGEDIAWINGMVRYIIENDLHDEAFIEERTKHFDELKEKVQPFTPEKVEELAGVPPEELTNAAETIAEADTCIFGWAMGMTQHAHGTRNVIALTNLALVTGNLGKPRAGVSPFRGQNNVQGGGGDMGPAPHTLPGYQDLSDDDVLDKFEDAWGVRPPDEIGLRLPEQYEAITEGHIKGMFIMGENPVLSEPDIREAENAIEELDFLVVQDIFLTETAEFADVVLPAASNAEKSGTFTNTERRVQRVRPAVEPPGEARTDSDILADLAGRFGFDWDYDGPVDVMDEINDLVPIYGGVTYDRLESTPEGLQWPCEDEDDPGTPFLYEDEFNFDDGKARFVPADYGGPVELPDEEYPLMLTSGRVLYHWHTGTMTRRVEVLMDHVPESFVTIHPEMADRLGVKDGEYVRVTSRRGDIVTKANVEETSDPGVVFIPMHFAHGAINELTQHALDPTSYIPEYKVTSVRIEPLGPDTDEDPLPVEPPTGTLEGRPGEQTTGDD, from the coding sequence ATGAGTTCAGACGAGCAATCAGGAATCGAAGACACCGCTCCGGCCGCACCCAAACCCGGTGTGCCGGACATCGAAGACCCGCGACCGAGCACGCCGCTGACCGAGGATTTCGTCACGGGGACGGCGAACGACCCCGACTTCGGTGCGGACGGCGATGGAATGAATCACGTGACGGTGGACGGCCACCCGATAGCCGTGCCGCCGGGTTCGACGCTCATCGACGCCATCGACGCGGTGGAGACGGACGGACACGTCCCGGCGCTCTGTTACTACGACCGGGACACCGATCAGGGCGACAACATCGGACCGCGTTCGGAATGCCGGACGTGCATGGTGGAGACGGACGAACATGGCTTAGTTCCGTCCTGCAGTTTCCCCGCGGAGGACGGCCTGACGGTGCGGACCGACGCCGAGGACGCGGCGAACGCCCGCGACGTCAACCTCGATTTGGTGCTCTCGAATCACAACCTCAGGTGCACCACGTGCGGGCAGAACGGCCGCTGTGAGCTACAGGACACCTCCATCGAGAACGGCGTCGAGGAGCCCCGCTACGGCGTGTTCGAGGACCGCGACGAGTACGAACCCATCGACGACACGTCGGCCGCCATCCAGATAGACCGGAACAAGTGCATCCTCTGTAATCGCTGTGTCGAGGCCTGCAACGACGTGCAGGTCGAAGGCGTCCTCCGAATCGAGGGCCAAGGACAGGACACCCGAATCGGCTTCCAGAGCGACGCCGAGACGATGAGCGATTCGACGTGCGTCTCCTGTGGCCACTGTGCGACCGTCTGCCCGACGGGTTCGCTGGTCGAACAGGGCCTGACCGACTCGGCGACCATCCCGCTCCCCGGATTCAACCAGAAGAACTCCATCGGGAAGACCATCGAAGTGGACCACGCCGAAACGTCCGATACGTCCACCGCGCCGAACCGGAACGTACCCGGCGAACGCGACGAGGAAGAACTCTCCGGCGTCGCGCGGTTCATGGCGAAGGCGAAGGGGAAAGCGCGGGAAACCGGCGAGCGCGTGAAGGACGAATTGCTCGAAGAGACCGAACACGTCGCCGAGAAATCCGCCTCCGAGACGCTGAACATCGGGCATATGTTCGACGTCGCCGAACTCGTCAGCGGCCCGCGCCTCTCCGGCGTGACGAAAGCCGAAACGACCTGTAACTACTGCGCCGTCGGCTGTCGGTTCGACCTGTACGGCAAGGACGGCGAAGTGCTCGGCGTCCGACCGGCGGACGAGGACGCGACGCCCGCGAACGACTTCTCGACCTGCGTGAAGGGCAAGTTCGGTTACGACTTCGTGAACAGCCCGAACCGCCTGACCACGCCGCTCATCCGCGAAGGCGACGAGTTCCGCGAGGCGACGTGGGAGGAAGCCCTCGACAAGGTGTACGAAGGGTTGTCGAAGATACGCGAGGAGACCGGCGACGACGCCATCGCCGTCACCTCCTCCTCGAAGTGTACGAACGAGGAGAACTTCCTCGCCCAGAAGTTCGCCCGCCAGGTGTTGCACACGAAGCACGTGGACAACTGCGCCCGGCTCTGTCACTCATCGACCGTGGCCGGACTCCAGCAGACGCTCGGCTACGGCGCGATGTCGAACCGCATCAACGAGGACATCGGGAAGACCGATTGCTATCTCATCACCGGGTCGAACACCACGGGAAGCCATCCCGTGCTGGCGACGCGAATCAAGCAGAACGTCGATGACGGCGCGGACCTGTTCGTTTTCGACCCCCGCAAAATCGGTCTGGCCGAGCACGCGACCCAGTACACGCAGACCAAACCCGGCGAGGACATCGCGTGGATAAACGGCATGGTGCGATACATTATCGAGAACGACCTCCACGACGAGGCGTTCATCGAGGAGCGCACCAAGCACTTCGACGAATTGAAGGAGAAGGTCCAGCCGTTCACGCCCGAGAAGGTCGAAGAACTCGCGGGCGTTCCCCCGGAGGAACTCACGAACGCGGCCGAAACCATCGCCGAGGCCGACACCTGCATCTTCGGCTGGGCGATGGGGATGACCCAGCACGCACACGGAACGCGGAACGTCATCGCGTTGACGAACCTCGCGCTGGTGACGGGCAACCTCGGGAAACCGCGCGCCGGTGTGTCTCCGTTCCGCGGGCAGAACAACGTGCAGGGCGGCGGCGGCGACATGGGTCCGGCACCACACACCCTGCCGGGCTATCAGGACCTCTCGGACGACGACGTGCTCGACAAGTTCGAGGACGCGTGGGGCGTCAGACCGCCGGACGAAATCGGTCTCCGATTGCCCGAACAGTACGAGGCCATCACGGAAGGCCACATCAAGGGCATGTTCATCATGGGCGAGAACCCCGTGCTCTCGGAACCCGACATCCGCGAGGCCGAGAACGCAATCGAGGAACTCGACTTCCTCGTCGTACAGGACATCTTCCTCACCGAGACGGCCGAGTTTGCCGACGTGGTGCTCCCCGCGGCGTCGAACGCCGAGAAGTCCGGCACGTTCACGAACACGGAACGGCGCGTCCAGCGCGTCCGCCCCGCCGTCGAACCGCCGGGAGAAGCGCGAACCGATTCGGACATTCTCGCGGACCTCGCCGGTCGGTTCGGCTTCGACTGGGACTACGACGGCCCGGTGGACGTGATGGACGAAATCAACGACCTCGTGCCGATTTACGGCGGCGTCACTTACGACCGTCTCGAATCCACGCCGGAAGGACTTCAGTGGCCCTGTGAGGACGAGGACGACCCCGGAACGCCGTTCCTGTACGAGGACGAGTTCAACTTCGACGACGGCAAGGCCCGGTTCGTCCCGGCGGACTACGGCGGCCCGGTCGAACTCCCGGACGAGGAGTATCCGTTGATGCTCACGTCCGGCCGGGTGCTCTACCACTGGCACACCGGCACCATGACCCGCCGCGTCGAGGTGCTGATGGACCACGTGCCCGAGAGTTTCGTCACCATCCATCCGGAGATGGCCGACCGACTCGGCGTGAAGGACGGCGAGTACGTCCGCGTCACGTCCCGACGCGGGGACATCGTGACGAAGGCCAACGTGGAGGAAACCTCGGACCCCGGCGTCGTCTTCATCCCGATGCACTTCGCGCACGGGGCCATCAACGAACTCACCCAACACGCGCTCGACCCGACGTCCTACATCCCCGAGTACAAGGTGACGAGCGTTCGAATCGAACCGCTCGGCCCGGACACCGACGAGGACCCCCTCCCCGTCGAACCGCCGACGGGAACGCTCGAAGGAAGGCCCGGAGAGCAGACGACGGGCGACGACTGA
- a CDS encoding enoyl-CoA hydratase/isomerase family protein, which translates to MHVSDDDGIRTITFDRPEVRNAFTPDAAGELAEILAESDPKEQDAIVLTGEGKAFSAGGDIESMAEREENVREAYERVRDTLSRVVHEVLTAPVPVVAKVNGDAVGAGMALVTAADFAYATESARFAASFINVGLIPDMGGTFLLPRLVGLRKAKELAFTGELISAEEAAELDVVNEVVPDEQLDIRVTELTDTLADQPTHTIALGKQALHENLGKDWREALDYETMVQSQAYDMPAHIEGVAAFLEGREPEFE; encoded by the coding sequence ATGCACGTTTCCGACGACGACGGAATCAGGACCATCACGTTCGACCGCCCGGAGGTTCGGAACGCCTTCACGCCCGACGCGGCGGGCGAACTCGCCGAAATCCTCGCCGAAAGCGACCCGAAAGAACAGGACGCCATCGTGCTGACCGGCGAAGGGAAAGCGTTCAGCGCGGGCGGCGACATCGAGTCGATGGCCGAACGCGAGGAGAACGTCCGGGAAGCCTACGAGCGCGTTCGTGACACTCTCTCCCGCGTGGTCCACGAGGTGCTGACCGCGCCGGTGCCGGTCGTAGCGAAGGTCAACGGCGACGCGGTAGGTGCGGGGATGGCGCTCGTCACGGCCGCCGACTTCGCCTACGCGACGGAATCGGCGCGGTTCGCGGCGTCGTTCATCAACGTCGGCCTCATTCCCGACATGGGCGGAACCTTCCTCCTCCCGCGACTCGTCGGGCTTCGAAAGGCGAAGGAACTCGCCTTCACCGGCGAACTCATCTCGGCCGAAGAGGCGGCCGAACTGGACGTGGTGAACGAAGTCGTCCCGGACGAACAGCTCGATATCCGGGTCACGGAGCTGACGGACACGCTGGCGGACCAGCCGACCCACACCATCGCGCTGGGCAAGCAGGCCCTCCACGAGAATCTGGGCAAGGACTGGCGCGAAGCGCTAGATTACGAGACGATGGTGCAGTCGCAAGCCTACGACATGCCCGCCCACATCGAGGGCGTCGCGGCGTTTTTGGAAGGTCGGGAACCGGAGTTCGAATAG
- a CDS encoding PaaI family thioesterase, translating into MDIEAFFEGMPFADLLGVEVTEAADGHAEGRLEIREELSWNQDRLMAHGGVTFTLADTVGGAALVSLNDQPVPTIDMRIDYLSAGTGDLYAEADVVRNGSDVGTVDVSVYDEDDEHVAEARGVYKTG; encoded by the coding sequence ATGGACATCGAAGCGTTCTTCGAAGGCATGCCGTTCGCGGACCTGCTCGGCGTCGAGGTGACGGAAGCGGCGGACGGACACGCCGAGGGGCGACTCGAAATACGCGAGGAACTGTCGTGGAATCAGGACCGACTCATGGCCCACGGCGGCGTCACGTTCACCCTCGCGGATACCGTCGGCGGCGCTGCGCTCGTCTCCCTCAACGACCAGCCGGTGCCGACCATCGACATGCGAATCGACTATCTGAGCGCTGGTACGGGCGATCTCTACGCCGAGGCCGACGTAGTGCGGAACGGGAGCGACGTGGGAACCGTCGACGTGAGCGTCTACGACGAGGACGACGAACACGTCGCGGAAGCGCGCGGCGTCTACAAGACGGGGTGA
- a CDS encoding NADH-ubiquinone oxidoreductase-F iron-sulfur binding region domain-containing protein, with protein sequence MGTSDSPALDAPILRVSAGAGREDAEAVLDSARDAAETVAVANVGPVGIEELTPLVATTADGTTAFHANCTPQRARTLVESLEDGTVVEEGAHAVVSHGEEQATFPVPDDGPLSVGRRDVLERCGWVDPTTAEGYEEFVAAEAGAAPETVISRVETVGLLGRGRGDARMDEPVAEEWRTARETDGDPVVVVNAGETDDRNATDRTLLEADPVAVLDGATAVASAIGAEDIVVYCPESALGTRERVRKAMTAFNDTDAAEGVTIRTFAAPDMYIAAEPTMALEALEGNDRLEARLRPPSPGEHGLYGRPTIVHTPRTFAQVRRILRDPDAFDPDDADPGTRLLTVTGDVTAPATLELPTGGSLETVLEAVSVDSEFKMACVGGQFGGVTRSLDHTPSAPALTGARLGTDGVVELFDQSRCAVVTAGTRARFAEEENCGRCVPCREGSKQLTNLLRDIYSGEFKDDMLRELARTMRETSICYFGRSASRPVTTAMDEFEPEFHAHAEGRCPSGACEEVQ encoded by the coding sequence ATGGGAACTTCTGATTCGCCCGCACTCGATGCACCGATTCTTCGCGTTTCGGCTGGGGCGGGGCGCGAGGACGCGGAAGCGGTGCTCGACAGTGCACGTGACGCGGCGGAAACGGTGGCGGTTGCGAACGTCGGCCCGGTCGGAATCGAGGAGTTGACGCCGCTCGTGGCGACCACGGCCGACGGAACCACCGCGTTTCACGCGAACTGCACCCCCCAGCGTGCCCGAACCCTCGTCGAATCGCTGGAGGACGGCACCGTCGTCGAGGAGGGCGCACACGCGGTCGTGAGCCACGGCGAGGAGCAGGCGACCTTCCCGGTGCCGGACGACGGGCCGCTGTCGGTCGGTCGCCGGGACGTCCTCGAACGGTGCGGCTGGGTGGACCCGACGACCGCGGAGGGCTACGAGGAGTTCGTCGCGGCGGAGGCCGGTGCGGCCCCGGAGACGGTCATCTCGCGGGTCGAAACCGTCGGCTTGCTCGGCCGCGGACGGGGCGATGCGCGGATGGACGAACCGGTCGCCGAGGAGTGGCGGACGGCCCGCGAAACCGACGGCGACCCGGTCGTCGTCGTGAACGCCGGGGAAACCGACGATAGGAATGCCACCGACCGGACGCTGTTGGAGGCCGACCCCGTAGCGGTGCTCGACGGCGCGACGGCGGTCGCCTCGGCCATCGGTGCGGAGGATATCGTCGTCTACTGCCCGGAATCCGCCCTCGGAACCCGTGAACGGGTTCGGAAGGCGATGACCGCGTTTAACGACACCGACGCCGCCGAGGGCGTGACGATTCGCACCTTCGCCGCCCCGGACATGTACATCGCGGCGGAGCCGACGATGGCCCTCGAAGCACTGGAGGGTAACGACCGGTTGGAGGCCCGCCTCCGCCCGCCGTCCCCCGGCGAGCACGGGTTGTACGGTCGGCCGACAATCGTCCACACGCCGCGCACGTTCGCACAGGTTCGACGAATCCTGCGCGACCCGGACGCGTTCGACCCGGACGACGCCGACCCCGGCACGCGACTCCTGACCGTGACGGGCGACGTGACCGCCCCCGCGACCCTCGAACTGCCGACCGGCGGCAGTCTCGAAACGGTGCTGGAGGCGGTCTCGGTCGATAGCGAGTTCAAGATGGCGTGCGTCGGCGGGCAGTTCGGCGGCGTCACGCGCTCGCTCGACCACACGCCGAGCGCCCCGGCGCTGACCGGCGCACGCCTCGGAACCGACGGCGTGGTCGAACTCTTCGACCAGTCGCGGTGCGCCGTGGTGACCGCCGGAACGCGGGCGCGGTTCGCCGAGGAGGAAAACTGCGGGCGCTGCGTTCCCTGCCGCGAAGGCTCGAAGCAGTTGACGAACCTGCTTCGAGATATCTACTCCGGCGAGTTCAAGGACGACATGCTCCGCGAACTCGCCCGGACGATGCGCGAGACGAGCATCTGCTATTTCGGACGGTCGGCGTCGCGGCCCGTAACGACCGCGATGGACGAATTCGAACCGGAGTTTCACGCACACGCCGAGGGCCGTTGTCCGAGCGGCGCGTGCGAGGAAGTACAGTAA
- a CDS encoding molybdenum cofactor guanylyltransferase: MPAGVVIAGGRSTRFGKSDKAVAPLAGVPMIRRVADQLVDVVDELVVNCREDQRATIDDAMSDYPLPVRFAIDTDPDTGPMAGIRTGLAACDHHYAVVVACDMPFVDPAIVSFLLNRVDGYDAAVPRLGDGWFQPTHAVYRPEPMVEACAAALARGERRIVEPLFDLEYVVVEEDELREHGSLDSFENVNTREEFERAETQLEGT; the protein is encoded by the coding sequence ATGCCCGCAGGTGTCGTCATCGCCGGAGGTCGCTCGACTCGATTCGGGAAATCGGACAAAGCGGTCGCTCCGCTCGCGGGAGTGCCGATGATTCGCCGCGTCGCCGACCAACTCGTCGATGTCGTCGACGAACTCGTCGTCAACTGTCGGGAAGACCAACGCGCGACGATCGACGACGCCATGAGCGACTATCCGCTCCCCGTTCGCTTTGCCATCGACACCGACCCCGACACCGGACCGATGGCCGGAATCCGTACCGGACTCGCGGCGTGCGACCACCACTACGCCGTCGTCGTCGCCTGTGACATGCCCTTCGTGGACCCGGCAATCGTCTCGTTCCTGTTGAATCGAGTGGACGGCTACGACGCCGCCGTCCCTCGACTCGGCGACGGATGGTTCCAACCCACGCACGCCGTGTACCGACCGGAACCCATGGTCGAGGCGTGCGCCGCCGCCCTCGCCCGCGGCGAGCGACGAATCGTCGAACCGCTGTTCGACCTCGAATACGTCGTGGTCGAGGAGGACGAACTCCGGGAACACGGCTCGCTCGACTCCTTCGAGAACGTCAACACGCGCGAGGAGTTCGAACGCGCCGAAACCCAACTCGAAGGAACCTGA